In the genome of Enterococcus hirae ATCC 9790, one region contains:
- the xerD gene encoding site-specific tyrosine recombinase XerD yields the protein MNEEINDYLHYLTIERGLSLNTRKSYERDLLQYLHYLEDEQITSWQDVDRYVVINYLEKMHDEKKAPATVTRMITSLRRFHQFLRQERLTDHDPMQHIDTPKKVQKLPSTLSLTEVERLIETPDTTKNLGIRDRAILEVMYATGMRVSELVGLKLSDLHLSLGLVQTLGKGDKERIIPLGDYAIQWLERYLDEARPLLVANPSETHVFVNHHGTGLSRQGIWKNLKQLVREAGINKEVTPHTLRHSFATHLLENGADLRTVQELLGHADISTTQIYTHITKKRMTDVYKQHFPRA from the coding sequence ATGAATGAAGAAATTAATGATTATCTCCACTATTTGACGATTGAACGTGGCTTGTCATTAAATACGAGAAAAAGTTATGAACGAGATTTGTTACAGTATCTTCACTATTTAGAAGATGAGCAAATCACTTCCTGGCAAGATGTCGATCGCTACGTCGTGATCAATTATCTGGAAAAGATGCATGATGAAAAGAAAGCTCCAGCAACCGTGACCAGAATGATTACTAGCTTGAGAAGATTTCATCAATTCTTACGTCAAGAACGATTGACTGATCATGACCCGATGCAACACATTGATACGCCTAAAAAGGTTCAAAAGTTACCTAGCACCTTATCCTTGACTGAGGTTGAACGATTGATCGAAACACCTGATACAACCAAAAATCTAGGGATCAGAGATCGAGCAATTCTAGAAGTCATGTATGCAACAGGTATGCGTGTCAGTGAACTCGTTGGTTTAAAGCTAAGTGATCTTCACTTGTCGCTCGGCTTGGTCCAAACACTTGGTAAAGGGGACAAAGAACGGATCATACCTCTAGGTGATTATGCGATCCAATGGTTGGAGCGGTATCTAGACGAAGCACGCCCCCTCCTTGTAGCGAATCCTTCTGAAACGCATGTATTTGTCAATCATCATGGTACAGGGTTATCACGGCAAGGTATCTGGAAAAACCTTAAACAATTAGTGCGTGAAGCAGGAATCAATAAAGAGGTGACCCCTCATACTTTAAGGCATAGTTTTGCGACACATTTGCTGGAAAATGGTGCAGATCTTCGAACGGTACAGGAATTGTTAGGACATGCTGATATCTCAACAACACAAATTTATACACATATTACAAAGAAAAGAATGACGGATGTTTATAAGCAGCATTTTCCAAGGGCTTAG
- a CDS encoding Fur family transcriptional regulator, with translation MVMNAMSVMKKTKQQLHESGFKLTPQREATLQVLLENEKEHLSAEEVFFLVKKKSPEIGLATVYRTLEILTDLKVIDKVSFNDGVARYDLRKEGAKHFHHHLLCLRCGTIEEVEEDLLCEVEEIVEQRYHFLVKDHRLTFHGICQKCYTKEKESKTV, from the coding sequence ATGGTTATGAATGCGATGTCAGTAATGAAAAAAACGAAACAACAATTACACGAGTCGGGGTTCAAATTAACCCCACAAAGAGAAGCAACTTTACAAGTACTTTTAGAAAATGAGAAAGAACATTTATCGGCAGAAGAAGTCTTTTTTCTAGTGAAAAAAAAGAGTCCAGAAATTGGGTTAGCTACTGTCTATCGGACGTTAGAGATTTTGACCGATTTGAAAGTCATTGATAAAGTCAGCTTCAATGATGGTGTTGCTCGCTATGACTTGAGAAAAGAAGGAGCAAAACATTTCCATCATCATTTATTGTGTTTACGATGTGGCACGATTGAAGAGGTTGAAGAAGATTTATTGTGTGAAGTGGAAGAAATTGTGGAGCAACGGTATCACTTTTTGGTAAAAGATCATCGCTTAACATTTCATGGTATTTGTCAAAAATGTTACACTAAAGAAAAAGAAAGCAAAACCGTCTGA
- a CDS encoding CvfB family protein produces the protein MNELLATIFTGMVIDENEKNYFVQKNGQTFGLSKTEGTYRIGEAVEGFGYQNQKHENRFTTLIPKSRIGHYAFGTVTASRKDLGVFVDIGLPDKDFVVSLDELPTMTELWPKKGDRLMVALRVDSKDRIWGSLADEKIFKSLSKRGTEEIKNKDITGVAYRLKITGTYVLTDDYYIGFIHPSERYNEPRLGEQVKGRVIGVRPDGVLNLSLKPRAYEAISDDAQMILTIIERSADEQIHFTDKSDPEDIMKTFGISKGAFKRAIGNLLKQGLVKQEAGVTKRIRKSN, from the coding sequence ATGAATGAATTATTGGCAACAATATTTACCGGAATGGTAATTGATGAAAATGAAAAAAATTACTTTGTCCAGAAAAATGGACAAACTTTTGGATTAAGTAAAACCGAAGGGACCTATCGTATCGGTGAAGCAGTCGAAGGGTTTGGTTATCAAAATCAAAAACATGAAAATCGTTTTACTACGTTGATTCCTAAAAGTCGAATTGGTCATTATGCTTTTGGTACAGTGACTGCTTCACGAAAAGATTTAGGAGTATTCGTCGATATTGGATTACCCGACAAAGATTTTGTAGTCTCATTAGATGAACTACCAACGATGACAGAACTTTGGCCTAAAAAAGGCGATCGTTTAATGGTTGCTTTAAGAGTCGATAGCAAAGACCGAATTTGGGGTAGTTTAGCCGATGAAAAGATTTTTAAATCATTGAGTAAACGTGGAACAGAAGAAATCAAAAATAAAGACATTACAGGTGTTGCTTACCGCTTGAAAATTACCGGAACGTACGTCTTAACAGATGATTATTATATCGGATTTATCCACCCATCAGAACGCTATAATGAGCCGCGCTTAGGTGAACAAGTCAAAGGACGAGTAATTGGTGTGAGACCTGATGGAGTATTGAATCTTTCATTAAAACCAAGAGCATATGAAGCAATCTCTGATGATGCACAAATGATTTTAACGATCATTGAACGATCAGCAGATGAGCAAATCCATTTTACTGACAAATCTGATCCGGAAGATATCATGAAAACTTTTGGTATAAGCAAGGGAGCTTTTAAACGAGCAATCGGCAATCTATTAAAACAAGGACTAGTCAAACAAGAAGCAGGGGTAACGAAACGAATTAGAAAATCTAATTGA
- a CDS encoding cell division site-positioning protein MapZ family protein, with protein sequence MIKKCPTCGSKKIKGKLICPDCGYQIKEQDQHTNEEKNNSQLPIDSSEEHFPDTELNDPIEWSELTELPLESVMALFKEESSEETNLAETNDAEDVVTKKANKKPSTSEEGTDLKKQAKGDELTDEIEAEQQKRVAELKEFVDHEKENSILSAYIKAHREDTTEEHAEELMRMIQEELAAKNAKETDSKQESIVPVTNERETKEKEPVDTNDSVVQPTDHQVIDQEETFETATEKNNERLTVTQTLEENQLLSSKEQTEEPVPASKSTHVQSSSENLLIGKKEVEEKASAEDVDKNSTHEDEALNENLKPEVSEKDIPKAAPLQENQSNGEVLKEEISKKETAKEEISKEEISKEESVKEEEPKEEIRKKDSSKPEAIEKTELSNEIDQRTETEQKEPVTSAKSDEGKRKRSKKGPYLALAAIVLLGVGGWAYYDHQQDVQAQIAAQEERQKQKVAELQTALNAFYTDPSHQFIRTSMINQDLAKLKTDLNDVKKEKEYPELEKTFQDIQTKIKDIQRVNQLFTSVVIDDDHLAADPKLKEDQAIQPMTTNETAFGRLIKQAQTEAEDQYKQLQTAKDKVNVVYHDNQVVDSANREQYDEAKNAVEQIKNEELAVALKDQLKKVDETLTAKEQKEAQAKEEAKKAEEAKKAAEAAKQAAALAAQQAKSSSTTNKTNSANQPIMSTRQSDVADASNPAWNWAPGVQQSVIATCIQRGYIVAGGYKLEKARIENGEGYYNLYATSTQSNLMRGIGESALPFYIVTINCKTGWFGGNGSH encoded by the coding sequence GTGATAAAAAAATGCCCAACGTGTGGATCAAAGAAAATCAAAGGAAAGTTGATTTGTCCTGATTGTGGTTACCAAATAAAAGAGCAAGACCAACACACGAATGAAGAAAAGAACAACAGTCAATTACCAATAGATTCTTCAGAAGAACATTTTCCTGACACGGAATTAAATGATCCAATCGAATGGTCAGAATTAACAGAGTTACCATTAGAATCGGTCATGGCCTTGTTTAAAGAAGAATCATCTGAAGAAACGAATCTAGCAGAAACTAATGATGCTGAAGATGTAGTCACTAAAAAGGCAAACAAAAAGCCGTCAACAAGCGAAGAAGGAACTGATTTGAAAAAACAGGCTAAGGGCGATGAATTGACGGATGAAATCGAAGCAGAACAACAAAAAAGAGTAGCTGAATTAAAAGAATTTGTTGATCATGAAAAAGAAAATTCGATTTTATCTGCTTATATCAAAGCTCATAGAGAAGATACAACAGAAGAACATGCAGAAGAATTGATGCGAATGATCCAAGAGGAACTCGCAGCTAAAAATGCCAAAGAGACTGATTCAAAACAAGAAAGTATAGTGCCAGTAACTAACGAACGTGAAACGAAAGAAAAGGAACCAGTTGATACGAACGATAGCGTTGTTCAGCCAACTGACCATCAAGTGATTGATCAAGAAGAAACGTTTGAAACAGCAACAGAAAAAAATAATGAACGCTTAACGGTAACCCAAACTTTAGAAGAAAATCAATTGCTTTCTTCTAAGGAACAAACTGAAGAACCAGTGCCCGCTTCAAAATCGACTCACGTCCAATCGTCGTCAGAAAATCTTTTGATAGGAAAAAAAGAAGTCGAAGAAAAAGCGAGTGCGGAAGATGTCGATAAAAACTCAACCCATGAGGACGAAGCGTTAAACGAAAATTTGAAACCTGAAGTTTCAGAAAAAGATATTCCGAAAGCAGCTCCATTACAAGAGAATCAATCAAACGGAGAAGTTCTAAAAGAAGAAATATCGAAAAAAGAAACAGCAAAAGAAGAAATATCGAAAGAAGAAATATCGAAAGAAGAATCGGTAAAAGAAGAAGAACCAAAAGAAGAAATTCGTAAGAAAGATTCTTCAAAACCAGAAGCTATAGAAAAAACAGAATTATCAAATGAAATCGATCAAAGGACAGAAACGGAACAAAAAGAACCAGTTACATCAGCTAAGTCTGATGAGGGGAAACGAAAAAGATCGAAAAAAGGACCGTATCTGGCTTTAGCAGCAATCGTCTTGCTCGGAGTCGGTGGTTGGGCTTATTATGACCATCAGCAAGATGTTCAGGCGCAAATCGCTGCACAAGAAGAAAGACAAAAACAAAAGGTGGCAGAGCTACAAACTGCCTTGAACGCTTTTTATACAGATCCGTCTCACCAGTTTATCCGTACTTCAATGATCAATCAAGACTTAGCTAAACTAAAGACTGATCTGAATGACGTAAAAAAAGAGAAAGAATATCCTGAATTAGAAAAAACATTCCAGGATATCCAAACCAAAATCAAAGATATTCAACGTGTCAACCAGTTATTTACTTCGGTAGTGATTGACGATGATCATTTAGCAGCTGATCCCAAACTAAAAGAAGATCAAGCCATTCAACCAATGACTACAAATGAAACTGCTTTTGGACGTCTGATCAAGCAAGCGCAAACCGAAGCAGAGGATCAATACAAACAATTGCAGACGGCTAAAGATAAAGTGAACGTTGTCTATCATGATAATCAAGTCGTAGACAGTGCGAACAGAGAGCAGTATGACGAAGCAAAAAATGCTGTAGAGCAAATCAAAAATGAAGAGCTAGCTGTCGCTTTAAAAGATCAACTAAAAAAAGTAGATGAAACCTTGACTGCGAAAGAGCAGAAAGAAGCACAAGCAAAAGAAGAAGCGAAAAAAGCTGAAGAAGCAAAAAAAGCAGCTGAAGCAGCCAAACAAGCTGCAGCTCTGGCTGCACAACAAGCAAAATCTAGTTCAACGACCAATAAGACTAATTCAGCCAATCAACCCATCATGTCAACTCGACAAAGTGATGTGGCTGATGCATCTAATCCAGCATGGAATTGGGCACCAGGAGTCCAACAAAGTGTTATTGCTACTTGTATTCAACGAGGCTACATTGTGGCAGGTGGATATAAACTAGAAAAAGCGAGAATCGAAAATGGTGAAGGTTATTATAATCTTTATGCTACTTCAACCCAATCTAATTTGATGCGTGGAATCGGTGAAAGTGCATTACCATTTTATATTGTGACGATCAATTGTAAAACAGGCTGGTTTGGCGGAAATGGCAGCCATTAA
- the rpoD gene encoding RNA polymerase sigma factor RpoD — MANVTENKKYEAAVAAFIKENKPKRQVVYDDLSNKLATPFTLNADEMDKLIQKVEDAGISVVDENGDPSIHSLKSAEKKAEQAKTEDLSAPTGVKINDPVRMYLKEIGRVSLLTAEEEVALALKIEEGDQEAKQRLAEANLRLVVSIAKRYVGRGMQFLDLIQEGNMGLMKAVEKFDYRKGFKFSTYATWWIRQAITRAIADQARTIRIPVHMVETINKLIRIQRQLLQDLGREPTPEEIGAEMDLPTEKVREILKIAQEPVSLETPIGEEDDSHLGDFIEDQEATSPAEHAAYELLKEQLEDVLDTLTDREENVLRLRFGLDDGRTRTLEEVGKVFGVTRERIRQIEAKALRKLRHPSRSKQLKDFLE; from the coding sequence ATGGCAAATGTAACAGAGAATAAAAAGTATGAAGCAGCAGTAGCAGCTTTTATCAAAGAAAACAAACCAAAAAGACAAGTCGTGTATGATGATCTTTCAAATAAACTTGCAACGCCATTCACATTGAATGCGGATGAGATGGATAAATTGATCCAAAAAGTCGAGGATGCTGGAATCAGCGTTGTTGATGAAAATGGAGATCCATCGATCCATAGCTTGAAGAGTGCAGAGAAAAAAGCGGAACAAGCAAAAACAGAAGATCTGTCAGCACCTACTGGTGTAAAAATCAACGATCCAGTTCGTATGTATTTAAAAGAGATTGGTCGTGTTTCCCTATTAACTGCGGAAGAAGAAGTAGCTCTTGCTTTAAAAATCGAAGAAGGTGATCAAGAAGCAAAACAGCGTTTAGCTGAAGCAAACCTTCGTTTGGTCGTAAGTATTGCTAAGAGATATGTTGGACGTGGCATGCAATTTCTTGATTTGATCCAAGAAGGAAATATGGGCTTGATGAAAGCTGTTGAAAAATTTGACTATCGTAAAGGATTCAAATTTTCAACTTATGCTACATGGTGGATCAGACAAGCAATCACTCGTGCCATCGCTGACCAAGCACGTACGATCCGTATCCCAGTGCATATGGTAGAAACCATCAATAAATTGATCCGTATCCAACGTCAATTACTTCAAGATTTAGGAAGAGAACCGACGCCAGAAGAAATTGGGGCAGAAATGGACCTTCCTACAGAAAAAGTACGTGAAATATTGAAAATTGCGCAAGAGCCAGTTTCTTTAGAAACACCAATTGGTGAAGAAGATGATTCTCATTTAGGAGACTTCATTGAAGACCAAGAAGCTACTAGTCCTGCAGAACATGCGGCTTATGAATTGCTAAAAGAACAATTAGAAGATGTTTTAGATACATTGACTGACCGTGAAGAGAATGTTCTCCGCTTACGTTTTGGTTTAGACGATGGTCGTACCAGAACACTCGAAGAAGTTGGGAAAGTATTCGGAGTAACACGTGAACGTATTCGACAAATTGAAGCGAAAGCGTTACGTAAATTACGCCATCCATCACGCTCAAAACAATTGAAAGATTTCTTAGAGTAA
- the dnaG gene encoding DNA primase — protein MAQRIPQEVIETIRGQTNIVEVIGQYVQLKKSGKNYLGLCPFHEERTPSFSVAEDKQIFHCFGCGKGGNVFTFLQELEGLSFPEAVVKVADFEQIQLEDQWRKQTLPFENSDSITGKLILAHEKAAEVYHHMLLHTKVGEQALDYLLQRGLTLELIEEFAIGFAPNERSFLKQVFKTEAYDQEVLERSGLFISHEDGGISDRFYQRIMFPIRNPQGRTIGFSGRWLAPEKGQEKDQPKYLNSPETELFNKRQVLFNLDKARSDIRKSGEVLLFEGFMDVIASWQAGVKNGIASMGTSLTNQQIQQIERVTKELVFCYDGDKAGFEATNRGIELLRQNSRLQLSIVVIPEKLDPDEYLRKYGNDSFNELIFHGRETVFTFKSRYLKQDKNLENEKDKIQYLEEVSRELSQVVSPIEQDMYLSQLATEFQLSRETLQKQIRDFRRENQTNRTNQPTTLPEPAISRTAITKKRPLTQVEKAEQMLLYRVFKEISVRNLLKEQQFQFIHDIYAEVYFLFDAFVSQHDEFNLAEFLDFLQDENLRRLVVEIEYLRVAEESTPREIQDLLRVIRKSSLADEITLKKQMQQEARRTGNKQLELELTIEIINLTKQLKQAE, from the coding sequence ATGGCTCAACGGATTCCTCAAGAAGTCATTGAAACGATTCGTGGACAAACGAATATTGTTGAGGTGATTGGTCAATACGTCCAATTAAAAAAATCTGGAAAGAATTATTTAGGTTTGTGTCCTTTTCATGAAGAACGAACACCATCTTTCTCGGTGGCTGAAGATAAACAGATTTTTCATTGCTTTGGTTGCGGAAAAGGAGGAAACGTCTTTACTTTTCTTCAAGAACTAGAAGGACTTAGTTTCCCAGAAGCAGTCGTCAAAGTTGCTGATTTTGAACAAATTCAGTTAGAAGATCAATGGCGCAAACAAACACTTCCCTTCGAAAATAGCGATTCAATTACAGGAAAATTGATTTTAGCGCATGAAAAAGCCGCAGAAGTATATCATCATATGTTGCTACACACGAAAGTAGGCGAGCAAGCTTTAGATTACTTACTACAACGTGGTTTGACACTAGAATTGATTGAAGAATTTGCGATCGGATTTGCACCGAATGAACGTTCATTTTTGAAACAAGTATTTAAAACTGAAGCATACGATCAAGAAGTGTTGGAACGTTCTGGTTTGTTTATCTCTCATGAGGATGGAGGAATATCTGATCGGTTTTACCAACGTATCATGTTTCCTATCAGAAACCCTCAAGGGCGCACGATTGGTTTTTCTGGACGCTGGCTTGCACCAGAAAAAGGACAAGAAAAAGATCAACCCAAATATTTGAATAGTCCAGAAACAGAATTATTCAATAAAAGACAAGTGTTGTTCAACTTGGATAAAGCACGTAGTGATATCCGAAAAAGCGGTGAAGTTCTTTTATTTGAAGGTTTCATGGATGTCATTGCTTCTTGGCAAGCAGGTGTAAAAAATGGGATAGCTTCCATGGGAACGAGTTTAACGAATCAACAGATCCAGCAGATTGAACGAGTAACCAAAGAACTAGTTTTTTGTTACGATGGAGATAAGGCAGGATTCGAGGCAACGAATCGAGGGATCGAATTGTTACGACAAAATAGTCGATTGCAATTATCAATCGTTGTGATTCCGGAAAAACTTGATCCCGATGAATATTTACGTAAATATGGAAATGACTCCTTTAATGAACTGATCTTTCATGGTCGTGAAACGGTCTTTACTTTCAAGTCACGTTATTTGAAGCAAGACAAGAACCTGGAGAATGAAAAAGATAAAATCCAGTACTTAGAAGAGGTATCGAGAGAACTTAGTCAAGTTGTCTCGCCAATCGAACAAGATATGTATTTATCGCAACTAGCGACCGAATTTCAACTTAGTCGTGAAACCCTGCAAAAGCAAATACGGGATTTTCGCAGGGAAAATCAAACGAATCGAACCAACCAACCAACGACATTGCCAGAACCAGCTATTTCACGGACGGCAATAACGAAAAAGAGACCGCTGACTCAAGTAGAAAAAGCGGAACAAATGCTCTTGTACAGAGTGTTCAAAGAGATATCTGTCCGTAATCTTTTGAAAGAACAGCAATTTCAGTTTATTCATGACATTTATGCAGAAGTATATTTTTTATTCGATGCATTTGTGTCACAACATGATGAATTCAACCTTGCGGAGTTTTTGGACTTTTTGCAAGATGAAAATTTAAGGCGTTTAGTGGTGGAAATCGAGTATTTGCGTGTAGCCGAAGAAAGCACACCAAGAGAAATCCAAGACTTATTGCGTGTAATCAGAAAGTCTAGTTTAGCTGATGAAATAACTTTAAAAAAACAAATGCAGCAAGAGGCTAGAAGAACTGGAAACAAGCAATTAGAATTGGAATTAACGATTGAGATCATTAATTTAACAAAACAGTTAAAACAAGCCGAATAG
- a CDS encoding cation-translocating P-type ATPase yields MNGLTQEEVRQKISSGQQNDYQEDASKSTKQILSDNILTLFNFLNFGIGICLLLVGAYSNMAYLAIIVVNIIIGIYQEIHARNLVRKLSIVSQSEVRVVREGKEQSISTKELVLGDVVKIGAGEQIPSDLRVISGRAEANEALLTGESDLIVKTEGDELLSGSFLTSGSVLAQTIRVGADNYAVRLTSEAKTHKAIHSELVDSIRKVSKFTSFIIIPLGIILFLEALFIRDASIKISVIASAAALLGMLPKGLVLLISIALTTGVTKLAKKRILVQDMYSIETLAHVDTLCLDKTGTITEGKMSIQRVEALNPKYEKAIPEIMGTYLAESSDNNLTMRALRDYFQVANRYTVTEKLAFSSDRKWGAMEFPELGVIYVGAPERLVEKSQLPESLVDAQANGYRVLMLGVAPEQHLTEGEPKGVEPIALFEIDDPIRKNAEETLAYLHAEGVNLKVISGDNPFTVSNIARRAGLPNYDSYVDLSTMTEEKAVREAAHEYTVFGRVSPQQKKTLVNELKQSGGTVAMTGDGVNDVLALREADCSIAMAEGDGATRQIANLVLLDSDFTTLPEVLFEGRRVVNNVTKVSGIFFIKTIYSFILSILCAITAIGFPFIPIQITLIDLAIEGYPSFFLSFEQDKRKITYRYLPTALINALPNALLVVLNIIVVYILGKVLPFTQLQTTTLMYYLLIGISCMAVVKACYPFNPLRIFLAVTTVVGIYVAAMLFHHLLEVDLGLGTAWPYFIGFMIVNIILRLIYGKTNIRDYLLNKLATTK; encoded by the coding sequence ATGAACGGTCTTACTCAGGAAGAAGTGAGACAAAAAATTTCCTCTGGGCAGCAAAATGATTACCAAGAGGATGCATCAAAAAGTACTAAGCAGATTCTTAGTGACAATATACTAACGCTGTTCAATTTTTTAAATTTTGGTATTGGGATTTGCTTACTATTGGTCGGTGCCTATTCCAATATGGCTTACTTGGCAATCATTGTGGTGAATATCATTATTGGTATCTATCAAGAAATCCATGCTAGAAATCTAGTAAGAAAGTTATCGATTGTTTCGCAATCAGAGGTACGAGTTGTCCGCGAAGGAAAAGAGCAGTCGATTTCAACGAAAGAATTAGTTTTAGGAGATGTCGTAAAGATTGGTGCAGGGGAACAGATTCCTTCTGATTTAAGAGTGATCTCAGGACGCGCAGAAGCCAATGAGGCACTATTGACAGGGGAGTCAGACCTGATTGTCAAAACCGAAGGAGATGAATTGCTTTCAGGTAGTTTCTTAACCAGTGGTTCTGTTTTAGCTCAAACGATTCGTGTGGGTGCAGACAACTATGCAGTTCGCCTAACGAGTGAGGCAAAAACCCATAAAGCGATTCATTCTGAACTTGTCGATTCTATTCGAAAAGTATCGAAATTTACTAGCTTCATTATCATTCCATTAGGTATTATTTTATTTTTAGAAGCGTTATTTATCCGTGATGCTTCCATTAAGATTTCTGTTATTGCTTCGGCAGCAGCATTACTAGGGATGTTGCCTAAAGGCTTAGTCCTTTTGATTAGTATTGCACTGACTACTGGTGTAACGAAATTAGCAAAGAAAAGAATCTTAGTCCAAGATATGTATTCGATTGAAACACTTGCTCATGTAGATACGCTTTGCTTGGATAAAACAGGGACGATCACTGAAGGAAAAATGAGTATCCAACGGGTCGAAGCCCTAAATCCTAAGTACGAAAAAGCGATTCCTGAAATCATGGGAACCTATCTAGCTGAAAGCAGTGACAATAATCTTACCATGCGGGCACTTAGAGATTACTTTCAAGTAGCTAATCGCTATACTGTGACTGAAAAGTTAGCTTTCTCTTCTGACCGTAAATGGGGAGCAATGGAGTTTCCTGAATTAGGTGTGATCTATGTAGGAGCTCCTGAACGTTTGGTTGAAAAATCACAACTGCCAGAAAGTTTGGTGGATGCTCAAGCAAATGGCTACCGTGTATTGATGCTAGGTGTCGCTCCTGAACAACATTTGACTGAAGGAGAGCCAAAAGGCGTTGAACCAATCGCGCTGTTTGAGATTGACGATCCAATACGTAAAAATGCAGAAGAAACATTAGCTTATTTACATGCTGAAGGTGTGAATCTAAAGGTTATTTCAGGTGATAATCCGTTCACAGTTTCAAATATTGCCCGCCGTGCAGGCTTACCAAATTATGATTCGTATGTTGATCTTTCTACGATGACAGAAGAAAAAGCTGTCCGGGAAGCCGCTCATGAATACACGGTCTTTGGTCGTGTGAGTCCACAACAAAAGAAAACATTAGTGAACGAATTAAAACAAAGTGGTGGAACTGTGGCTATGACTGGGGATGGAGTCAATGACGTGTTGGCACTGCGTGAAGCAGACTGCAGTATCGCCATGGCTGAAGGAGACGGTGCAACAAGACAAATTGCTAATCTCGTTTTACTTGATTCTGATTTTACGACTTTACCAGAAGTCTTATTCGAAGGGCGTCGTGTCGTGAACAATGTGACCAAAGTTTCAGGTATTTTCTTTATAAAGACGATCTATTCGTTTATTCTTTCTATCTTATGCGCAATTACTGCAATCGGGTTTCCATTCATCCCAATCCAGATCACATTGATTGACTTAGCTATTGAAGGTTATCCTTCTTTCTTCTTATCGTTTGAACAAGATAAACGAAAGATTACCTATCGTTATTTACCAACAGCATTGATCAATGCATTGCCAAATGCATTGCTAGTCGTATTGAATATTATTGTGGTTTATATTTTAGGAAAAGTTTTGCCATTTACCCAGTTGCAAACGACCACTTTAATGTATTATCTATTGATCGGAATCAGCTGTATGGCAGTAGTCAAAGCGTGTTATCCATTTAATCCGTTGCGAATTTTCTTAGCGGTAACAACTGTTGTAGGGATTTATGTAGCAGCGATGCTTTTCCATCATCTGTTAGAAGTTGATCTTGGGTTAGGAACGGCTTGGCCATATTTCATTGGTTTTATGATCGTTAATATCATTTTGAGACTGATTTATGGAAAGACCAATATCCGTGACTACTTATTGAATAAATTAGCAACAACGAAATAA
- a CDS encoding DUF368 domain-containing protein, translating into MFIGSGFILPGVSGGALAAVFGMYERLISFLAHLTRNFKENVLFFLPVGLGGISGVFLLSFLVSFLLGTYETTILWFFVGCIVGTVPALWKEAGKKGRQSGDIILMIVTLIVAYFFLLYGSQLFDGQVEQNTVTWIIAGGLIGLGMIVPGLSPSNFLVYMGLYKAMADGFKEARLDVILPIGLGAVFCVLTLSKLFDFIFSKAYSKLFHFILGVVFASTVMIVPTDYTNLSLLGIIFCPILFFAGIALGWWMSRLEEQYK; encoded by the coding sequence ATGTTTATCGGTTCGGGTTTTATTTTACCGGGGGTAAGCGGAGGCGCTTTAGCAGCTGTTTTTGGGATGTACGAACGATTGATCTCTTTTTTAGCTCATCTAACCAGAAATTTTAAAGAAAACGTGCTTTTCTTTTTGCCTGTCGGATTAGGAGGCATCAGCGGAGTCTTTTTGCTTTCCTTTTTGGTGAGTTTCTTATTAGGGACATATGAAACGACGATTTTATGGTTTTTTGTTGGGTGTATTGTAGGTACTGTTCCAGCGTTGTGGAAAGAAGCTGGAAAGAAAGGGCGGCAATCAGGTGATATCATCCTGATGATCGTCACATTGATCGTGGCTTATTTCTTTTTACTTTACGGATCACAACTATTTGATGGTCAAGTTGAACAAAACACAGTAACTTGGATCATCGCTGGTGGTCTAATCGGCTTAGGGATGATTGTTCCTGGACTGAGTCCCTCGAATTTTTTAGTCTATATGGGGTTATACAAGGCGATGGCTGATGGTTTCAAAGAAGCTCGCTTAGACGTGATCTTACCGATCGGTTTAGGCGCGGTATTCTGCGTGTTGACGTTATCAAAGTTATTTGATTTTATATTTTCTAAGGCATATAGTAAATTGTTCCATTTTATTTTAGGAGTTGTTTTTGCTTCGACGGTAATGATTGTTCCTACAGATTACACAAATTTAAGTTTACTAGGAATCATCTTTTGTCCCATTTTATTTTTTGCTGGTATCGCATTAGGTTGGTGGATGAGTCGTTTAGAAGAACAATATAAATAA